A stretch of DNA from Thiomicrospira sp. XS5:
TTCATTTCTAATGAATGAAGAAAGAGACAAATTACAATGACGAAGTCAGAATTAATTGAATTGATAGCCCGGAAGCAGACTCAGTTTAGTCAAAAGGATGTGGAACTGGCGATCAACCAAATCTTAGACTCGATGATAGACACTTTATCAGAAGGCGACAGAATTGAAATTCGTGGCTTTGGAAGTTTCAGTCTTCA
This window harbors:
- a CDS encoding integration host factor subunit beta; translated protein: MTKSELIELIARKQTQFSQKDVELAINQILDSMIDTLSEGDRIEIRGFGSFSLHHRKARMGRNPKTGEKVQLTEKRVPHFKPGKSLRDRVDESKDFTDIIG